In a genomic window of Ignavibacteria bacterium:
- a CDS encoding choice-of-anchor D domain-containing protein, with protein sequence MRLVSTTMKTAIAVMLMVVSGFGVISAQVTERRGTLVLTEGRRYLVAFPQVWASPTEKPMPQPMQLLISSKTKTTVRIQTPAGINDAAKMDKEYTVEANKVLKVPISTAYMNVESETRKGYGIMVSSKKPISVSTYQAWQGNGEMARHLPVEGWGKNYYTMNFYQDRYGNSAGYKYRPGQILIIADKDNTVVSYTPTVDTEGGIEAPSVRKGATQTVTLEKGETFLIKAKINEPLNKEWETDLTSTWIRANKPVGVVSGHTKVAIMRYPDVLPPTGMFAAEAHFVRNNVHDAMLPLEMSGTKFVTTPCMYTPTRVVGQASIEFGIDDDRGDVIRVVGLEDGTTVKAMRQDGSGLLNKFILKKGETRLETALEVATYWESDKPILMGQYGKSYAKILPPLKVKGKDGEEAQGHPTVESGMPMLQYIPSVDRWVEYGVFHAPEGMDNFFNIVFKSSEIGKIKVDGRSLTSAFGGAMRLLKGTDFAYIRTPIGSGDHVIESTDNTVRWAAWNYGSLDGLQQGRAYGTPISIDMTIPCDDSLAVNEVIVCGDVQGKGNILPENTTCGSIFAVYPEDLNNYELIVDENFSSGDKVVDFQVKVLDKTKDATATIKVVSRSGKFVEKTYTYIADKISWTPTKINFGTIAYNTPSSATFTIKNEKTDRPVLIRKIKVIAQGTVFAVSPEGPVSLGPSESKEFTATATIQTAPEVIDTVLVELECYDQKTVELRVRGEEPKIYVSDVDWGTIPASSPGVERTVEIRNGSRVALAISGYNQALMPDKVEDGNFFNPRTMDGKPLLSAFPLTIAPNDKYEFKVTYSPKNEIGVRHTQNVPFYSNAKEVDSIAILNGMGNNVQLAAYVSPWVERVIDVIQTNQNIQQYTQQVKFENLGAQAVTYFAPQLRGADASNFRIVDNGNAGSFPIQLVNDGANTSRYITIAFVPTVLPNRAAERNNYTAELFFPTTSSNGVQTEVAVTLQGTAWQPQVKGADLDFPGIMNVGDAAQVLEIPISNEHFLGESNPTTGTQVGTYDVVVTGITITDVNTKFELLNAPTPTSPWVIKPGEVPQMLQVRFDPTVAGDFSSPYVISTNVGTKGQAAYEPSYKITARVQGGDFSVEGATAEQYVFNSKDMVVRVKHTENTTIRFNIAQPSGPDAGRFTVTDQYIDVPPGPTGATFNVTFTPDFVTKLATNQTNLQDATNEWTIKAKTQGILWRTGLFSADIEITDDRNAAKKQVATVTGNGLFLETTDLVKDNYNVAPGASTEVAVELNNTPESLDAVGITELRVRLAYDPKLVKPRINTGDIITTGTQSEGWTVLSVSKNGAPGDASNSLEIDIADRRTTKSPLRNINVPVFKVTFDAFLDKGQAGTFVSPLNVYAYTVDFDNSGERVDYTLFRDIPGKITVTLPCATTTRLVSLGSVKYAVNPMRPNPVTNSGVISYSVGLTADTRIVLYNSNGEAVQTLLSDKVQAGTYEMTVDFSTLSAGTYYYRVVSGPFTSELQTVSVVK encoded by the coding sequence ATGAGACTTGTTTCCACCACGATGAAGACCGCGATAGCCGTCATGTTGATGGTTGTCAGTGGTTTTGGGGTGATCTCGGCCCAAGTGACCGAGCGCCGTGGTACATTGGTTCTAACTGAGGGTCGCCGCTATTTGGTAGCGTTCCCACAAGTTTGGGCCAGTCCGACTGAGAAGCCGATGCCGCAGCCTATGCAGCTGCTCATCTCTTCTAAGACGAAGACGACCGTGCGCATTCAAACACCGGCTGGCATCAATGATGCTGCCAAGATGGACAAGGAATACACAGTTGAGGCCAACAAGGTCCTCAAAGTGCCGATTTCCACGGCCTACATGAATGTCGAGTCTGAGACGCGCAAGGGTTATGGCATCATGGTATCGTCGAAGAAGCCGATCTCGGTTTCGACGTACCAAGCCTGGCAGGGTAACGGTGAAATGGCTCGGCACCTTCCTGTTGAAGGATGGGGCAAGAACTATTACACGATGAACTTCTATCAGGATCGTTACGGCAATAGCGCAGGCTATAAGTATCGCCCTGGTCAGATCCTCATCATTGCAGATAAGGACAACACCGTTGTTTCGTATACACCAACGGTTGATACCGAAGGTGGCATCGAAGCGCCAAGCGTACGCAAGGGTGCAACACAAACGGTAACACTCGAAAAGGGTGAAACCTTCCTCATCAAGGCAAAGATCAACGAGCCACTCAACAAGGAGTGGGAGACAGACCTTACAAGCACATGGATCCGCGCTAACAAGCCGGTCGGTGTTGTTTCTGGTCATACGAAGGTTGCTATCATGCGTTATCCGGACGTGCTTCCGCCGACCGGTATGTTCGCAGCTGAAGCTCACTTCGTCCGCAACAACGTTCACGATGCTATGCTCCCGCTCGAAATGTCGGGAACGAAGTTCGTAACTACACCATGTATGTACACACCAACACGCGTTGTTGGTCAAGCATCGATCGAATTCGGTATTGATGATGACCGCGGTGATGTTATCCGCGTTGTTGGTCTCGAAGACGGAACAACAGTAAAGGCAATGCGTCAAGACGGTTCAGGCCTTCTGAACAAGTTCATCCTCAAGAAGGGTGAAACGCGTCTCGAAACAGCTCTTGAAGTTGCAACGTATTGGGAATCAGACAAGCCGATCCTCATGGGTCAATACGGCAAGTCCTATGCAAAGATCCTTCCTCCGCTGAAGGTTAAGGGCAAAGACGGCGAAGAAGCACAAGGTCACCCGACTGTTGAGTCCGGCATGCCTATGCTCCAGTATATCCCATCGGTAGACCGTTGGGTTGAGTATGGAGTGTTCCACGCCCCAGAAGGCATGGACAACTTCTTCAATATCGTCTTCAAGTCATCTGAGATCGGCAAGATCAAGGTTGACGGTCGTTCGCTTACTTCAGCCTTCGGTGGTGCAATGCGCCTCCTCAAGGGTACTGATTTCGCTTATATCCGCACGCCGATCGGCAGCGGTGACCACGTGATCGAATCGACAGACAATACTGTTCGTTGGGCCGCTTGGAACTACGGTTCGCTTGATGGTCTCCAACAAGGTCGTGCTTATGGCACCCCGATTTCGATCGACATGACGATCCCATGTGATGACTCACTTGCAGTTAACGAAGTGATCGTCTGCGGTGATGTTCAAGGTAAGGGTAACATCCTTCCTGAGAACACCACATGCGGTTCGATCTTCGCTGTCTATCCTGAAGACCTCAATAACTATGAGCTTATCGTAGATGAGAACTTCAGCAGCGGTGATAAGGTTGTTGACTTCCAAGTAAAGGTTCTCGACAAGACAAAGGATGCAACAGCAACGATCAAGGTCGTTTCTCGCTCTGGTAAGTTCGTTGAGAAGACCTACACGTATATCGCCGACAAGATCAGCTGGACTCCAACCAAGATCAACTTCGGAACGATCGCATATAACACTCCTTCGTCGGCAACATTTACGATCAAGAACGAGAAGACAGATCGTCCTGTTCTGATCCGTAAGATCAAGGTTATCGCACAAGGAACGGTATTCGCAGTATCACCAGAAGGTCCTGTATCTCTCGGCCCAAGCGAGTCGAAAGAATTCACTGCGACAGCTACGATCCAAACAGCTCCTGAAGTTATTGACACAGTTCTCGTTGAACTCGAGTGCTATGATCAAAAGACGGTGGAACTCCGCGTTCGCGGTGAAGAGCCAAAGATCTATGTTTCAGATGTAGACTGGGGTACGATCCCTGCAAGCTCACCTGGCGTAGAGCGTACGGTTGAGATCCGTAATGGTAGCCGTGTTGCCCTTGCGATCTCCGGATACAATCAAGCCCTTATGCCAGACAAGGTTGAAGATGGCAACTTCTTCAATCCAAGAACAATGGATGGCAAGCCGCTTCTTTCGGCATTCCCGCTCACGATCGCTCCGAACGACAAGTACGAATTCAAGGTAACGTACAGCCCTAAGAATGAGATCGGCGTTCGTCATACTCAGAACGTTCCGTTCTACTCAAATGCTAAGGAAGTTGACTCGATCGCAATCCTTAACGGTATGGGTAACAACGTTCAGCTCGCAGCATATGTGTCGCCTTGGGTTGAGCGCGTTATCGACGTGATCCAGACGAACCAGAACATTCAGCAATACACGCAACAAGTCAAGTTTGAGAACCTTGGTGCTCAAGCCGTGACGTACTTCGCACCGCAGCTTCGTGGTGCTGATGCGTCGAACTTCAGGATTGTTGACAACGGTAATGCTGGAAGCTTCCCGATTCAGCTCGTCAACGACGGAGCAAACACATCACGTTATATCACTATTGCCTTTGTACCAACGGTTCTCCCGAACCGTGCTGCAGAGCGCAATAACTACACAGCGGAACTCTTCTTCCCAACAACGTCATCCAATGGCGTGCAGACGGAAGTAGCAGTCACACTTCAAGGCACAGCATGGCAACCGCAGGTCAAGGGTGCTGATCTTGATTTCCCTGGTATCATGAATGTTGGCGATGCTGCTCAAGTTCTTGAGATCCCGATCTCTAACGAGCACTTCCTCGGCGAGTCGAACCCAACAACGGGCACGCAGGTCGGTACATATGATGTAGTCGTAACGGGTATCACGATCACAGATGTGAATACGAAGTTCGAACTGCTCAATGCGCCAACACCAACAAGCCCATGGGTTATCAAGCCAGGTGAAGTTCCTCAGATGCTTCAAGTTCGCTTTGACCCAACAGTCGCAGGCGACTTCAGCTCACCGTATGTGATCAGCACAAATGTTGGCACAAAGGGTCAGGCAGCTTACGAGCCATCATATAAGATCACAGCTCGCGTTCAAGGTGGAGACTTCTCAGTAGAAGGTGCTACAGCTGAACAGTATGTCTTCAACTCGAAGGACATGGTTGTTCGCGTCAAGCATACAGAGAACACAACCATCCGCTTCAACATTGCTCAGCCTTCAGGTCCAGATGCTGGTCGCTTCACAGTAACTGATCAGTATATCGATGTTCCGCCAGGACCAACAGGTGCAACGTTCAATGTCACGTTCACACCTGACTTTGTAACGAAGCTTGCAACAAATCAAACGAATCTCCAAGATGCCACGAACGAGTGGACGATCAAGGCAAAGACACAGGGCATCCTGTGGCGCACTGGTCTCTTCTCTGCTGACATCGAGATCACTGATGATCGCAATGCAGCCAAGAAGCAAGTCGCAACAGTTACCGGTAACGGTCTCTTCCTCGAAACAACTGATCTCGTAAAGGACAACTACAACGTTGCTCCTGGTGCTTCTACGGAGGTTGCTGTTGAACTCAACAACACTCCAGAGTCGCTCGATGCAGTTGGAATCACGGAACTCCGTGTTCGTCTTGCCTACGATCCTAAGCTCGTAAAGCCACGTATCAACACTGGTGATATCATCACCACTGGTACGCAATCTGAAGGCTGGACGGTTCTTTCGGTATCGAAGAACGGTGCTCCTGGTGATGCCTCGAACTCTCTTGAGATCGACATCGCAGATCGCCGCACTACGAAGTCCCCACTGCGCAACATCAATGTTCCAGTGTTCAAGGTCACGTTCGATGCCTTCCTTGACAAGGGTCAAGCTGGTACGTTCGTATCCCCACTGAACGTCTATGCATACACAGTAGACTTCGATAACTCGGGTGAGCGCGTTGACTATACGCTCTTCCGCGATATCCCTGGTAAGATCACTGTCACGCTTCCTTGCGCTACAACAACACGTCTCGTGTCGCTTGGCTCAGTGAAGTATGCTGTGAACCCAATGCGTCCAAATCCAGTAACGAACTCGGGTGTTATCAGCTACTCTGTCGGTCTTACAGCTGATACTCGTATCGTTCTCTATAACAGCAATGGTGAAGCGGTTCAAACTCTTCTCAGCGACAAGGTGCAAGCCGGTACGTATGAGATGACTGTTGACTTCTCCACTCTCTCTGCTGGAACCTACTACTACCGCGTAGTGTCTGGTCCGTTCACATCTGAACTCCAGACTGTCTCGGTTGTCAAGTAA
- a CDS encoding phosphatase PAP2 family protein has product MLTLVNISLAFFNRSKFRWFFAVVGGSLVISTVYLRYHYGIDVLFGAALVLLTLPLEPIADRAIKRYLDTK; this is encoded by the coding sequence ATGCTAACCCTTGTCAATATCTCCTTGGCCTTTTTTAACCGAAGTAAATTCAGATGGTTTTTTGCCGTAGTAGGCGGAAGTCTCGTAATATCAACGGTTTACCTTCGATATCACTATGGCATTGATGTTCTGTTTGGAGCAGCGTTGGTTCTGTTGACCCTGCCCCTTGAGCCGATCGCAGATCGTGCAATCAAGCGTTACCTTGACACAAAGTGA
- a CDS encoding phosphatase PAP2 family protein, with protein sequence MKGTINGESLRDLYKSLRVNVLSLDIYTGIMLLLYSIMALIFYPYVPMASSILFQNVLIASTIIASILLYSLTGSRVFALLRYFYIIPVIYIMYDQTHFFVRVVHPVDYDDVLIVVDRIIFGTDPTMWFSKYSFPALTEYLQICYFLFYLMPIMQAVELWKRNDIKRLESFARAMAFCYFISYVMYFGMPAVGPRFTLHDFSTINTDLPGLF encoded by the coding sequence GTGAAGGGAACGATCAACGGGGAGTCACTCCGCGATCTCTATAAGAGCCTTCGCGTGAATGTCTTATCGCTAGACATCTACACAGGCATTATGCTGCTGCTGTACAGCATCATGGCCTTGATCTTCTATCCGTATGTACCCATGGCTTCGAGCATTCTTTTTCAGAATGTTCTGATCGCATCTACGATCATCGCTTCAATCCTTCTGTATTCTTTGACGGGTTCGCGGGTCTTTGCGTTGCTCCGGTACTTCTATATCATTCCCGTGATCTACATCATGTATGATCAGACGCACTTCTTTGTTCGAGTGGTTCACCCAGTTGATTATGACGATGTACTCATCGTTGTTGATAGAATCATTTTTGGGACCGACCCAACAATGTGGTTCTCGAAATATTCTTTCCCTGCATTAACCGAATATCTGCAGATCTGCTATTTCCTCTTCTATCTCATGCCGATCATGCAGGCCGTGGAACTTTGGAAGCGGAATGATATCAAGCGTCTTGAGTCCTTTGCACGGGCCATGGCTTTTTGCTATTTCATCTCGTACGTGATGTACTTCGGCATGCCCGCTGTAGGTCCTCGGTTCACTCTCCACGATTTCTCAACCATCAATACCGATCTCCCCGGTCTTTTCTGA
- the rsmA gene encoding ribosomal RNA small subunit methyltransferase A produces the protein MSGFAPRKQFSQNFLTDPRTADKIVQSLGTGPGDVVLEIGPGTGVLTQRLLRTPASSILAIDLDPRAIEHLRQQPWAQDKRLVVREGDALKIDPATEWPDIAREHRAVIGNIPYSITSDLLFWALEHHRSTSRVVMMMQREVARRCVAQPRTKEYGVLRVAAWLYSEAKILFHVQPGSFFPRPDVTSSVVRFHLRESPAANVDPIAFMSFVRAAFSMRRKVMSNALQDWGRRMSIDVRTCGEIGGHDLTKTRAEELSPEQLAELYRLLVATVKDPGQ, from the coding sequence ATGAGTGGGTTTGCTCCACGGAAGCAATTCAGCCAGAACTTTCTGACAGATCCGCGGACGGCTGACAAGATCGTTCAGTCGCTCGGGACTGGCCCTGGCGATGTAGTCCTTGAGATCGGTCCCGGTACAGGGGTGTTGACTCAACGACTGCTTCGAACGCCGGCCTCATCAATCCTTGCAATCGACCTTGATCCACGGGCTATCGAGCATCTTCGACAACAGCCTTGGGCACAGGATAAGAGACTAGTTGTCCGTGAAGGTGATGCACTTAAGATTGACCCTGCGACGGAATGGCCAGACATAGCCCGAGAACATAGAGCTGTGATCGGCAACATTCCGTATTCAATTACAAGTGACCTTCTGTTCTGGGCGCTTGAACACCACCGTAGCACGTCGCGAGTGGTGATGATGATGCAAAGAGAGGTTGCACGCAGGTGTGTAGCGCAACCGAGAACAAAAGAGTATGGTGTGTTGCGTGTTGCCGCGTGGCTCTATAGCGAAGCCAAGATCCTGTTCCACGTCCAACCGGGTTCATTCTTCCCTCGGCCAGACGTTACGTCATCCGTTGTACGGTTCCATCTTCGAGAGAGCCCTGCGGCCAACGTAGATCCAATTGCTTTTATGTCCTTCGTACGAGCGGCTTTTTCTATGCGACGCAAGGTGATGAGCAATGCGCTGCAAGATTGGGGTCGACGGATGAGTATCGACGTACGCACATGTGGAGAGATCGGCGGACATGATCTAACCAAGACTCGTGCTGAAGAGCTAAGTCCCGAACAGCTTGCAGAGCTCTATCGACTTCTGGTAGCCACAGTGAAGGATCCTGGACAGTGA
- a CDS encoding HIT domain-containing protein, giving the protein MEQLWSPWRSSYIAASAERSASGCFLCAAAKEDADALSVLVVARFPSTIIVLNRYPYNAGHLLIAPSEHIADLTDVERNNAHELMDVTQMALRVLERELHPHGVNVGVNLGSAAGAGVPGHLHIHLVPRWNGDTNFMPVIGEVKVVSERLDEMWQRFTEAFREVASV; this is encoded by the coding sequence ATGGAACAACTCTGGTCCCCTTGGCGATCCTCCTACATTGCTGCTTCGGCTGAGCGTTCAGCCAGTGGTTGTTTCCTTTGTGCGGCGGCCAAGGAAGATGCAGACGCATTGTCTGTTCTCGTTGTTGCCAGGTTCCCATCAACGATCATCGTTCTCAACCGTTATCCGTACAACGCGGGTCATCTGCTCATCGCTCCATCCGAGCACATTGCAGATCTTACTGATGTAGAACGTAACAATGCGCATGAGCTCATGGACGTAACGCAAATGGCCCTTCGCGTTCTTGAGCGAGAACTGCATCCGCACGGGGTAAATGTTGGAGTCAATCTAGGGTCTGCAGCCGGTGCCGGAGTACCTGGACATCTTCACATCCATCTTGTCCCGCGCTGGAATGGAGACACCAACTTCATGCCTGTCATTGGTGAAGTGAAGGTGGTCTCTGAGCGGCTGGACGAAATGTGGCAGCGATTCACCGAGGCCTTTCGGGAAGTTGCGTCGGTATGA
- a CDS encoding IgGFc-binding protein: MPIRHLVLGVIALCLCGATWLSAQVERVLPRLSSSSLEGTSFVVGFMANEILQVGGKPRMEVYISSQYDAHVTISSGVIGSYDVFVPANTVRKELMNEGHVLNVSERAYQRAIFVESDVPIVVYTLNSYMYSTDSYSAIPIRHLGTQYYTVNRPTDWYLLAGPVDPLDTIPRVGEFMVMATEDNTLVEITPTTATWASNPAGIPFQVMLRKGDCYLVQAKATAYGADDLSGSLITSNVPVAVLSGHVRSSIPLDPATSKDHLVEQLPPVNLWGRSYATARFESTTRPDTYRVMASRPGQQIDLVTVNGTSNFLLANAGSWKDTSLREPAYWSSPEPFLLVQFMPSSTRTDLYSDPAMVVIPPVEQYVTSSLFQFPEMESSDPFQDHRNYINVIAQASALRSLRVDTTLVMNIAPQIANQRIPGTGLHWAALSLQRGSHTISCDTGNFACVMYGTTIHDSYANMVGVAYEPPPSNDRTPPHYNFLTDCGVISGTVSDRSLDTVELTEVKVITNRSFNYRWQISPPLDTTGIVEFDADVRDLWKDAQIVIHAYDRDGNGKEWLYTYDAPNVLVPKETIIRIEKSGEICTTAVLRNNDTTPVRIVGITIAGDKRVHLGPGQDLDTILAAGDSLAVTICITPTSDTSAAIGWMVVEYPCKLIRQMTVRGVTAQSLTAGSKDFGDVRVGDTVCGRVPIVNDGKKPVNVRTLIAAKVGRGFIVNFAALLLPRVLAPNDTIWVEVCFTPDTLGPYNRVDTVHSTPEFGAQTTYTGRGVRPRVQSVVVNWGKRRIGTVNDTSIVLRNSGDGWCLADADTSGGTTTDFTAQGLLVQGIRLNPADSIMVPLRYQPSQRGPQEWIIPIGIDWKRHEPISITLRGIGVMPSIAVRDIDLGDVEVDSTKDSVAVLVRSGILGGNEPLTIRSVRVSGPDAASFVIPPTLRTLTRLLDLDSLIDRVSFTPRRIGPHECSIEIDHDAAPFNVPATTAFRIIGNGIESRKAVLVLDLNIDASVKVCTEVPVTVTVVNTGNGPMKVDTLVLEGAGRSFDIRPNGQPFTLDAFTSISIDTILMFDRSSATRVTARLVDSAGGEQTDVVTVELDIPDATATVSVNAPMPYVTGPVSVRVTAALNTAQDDTTQPVIVLNVADDRFLVDTSKAVWAEVAEAGSLVRTIPVEVRRTSSKVTCIPQTQTRGSWTIEMELPGTFLWKDPLSFPISAELIETRCFDGSPPVTMQIQVVPCGAAERVVKLGSLPSLGVNVLGQPASETFEVELEASHDMDISVYCETLGGQRFLVSEQFSLQKGIRHCNFSCSGWASGIYRLIFRHGIGVTERLIIIVN, encoded by the coding sequence GTCTCCGAGAGAGCATACCAACGGGCCATTTTTGTTGAGTCCGACGTACCGATCGTTGTCTACACGCTCAATTCGTACATGTATTCAACGGATTCCTACTCTGCCATCCCGATTCGGCACTTGGGAACCCAGTACTACACGGTAAACCGGCCAACCGATTGGTATCTCCTAGCCGGTCCGGTGGATCCGCTCGATACGATCCCTCGGGTAGGTGAGTTTATGGTCATGGCAACGGAAGACAACACGTTGGTGGAGATCACGCCGACTACAGCTACGTGGGCCTCCAATCCTGCAGGCATTCCCTTCCAGGTAATGCTGCGAAAAGGCGATTGTTATCTCGTGCAGGCAAAGGCAACGGCGTATGGTGCTGATGATCTTTCCGGATCCTTGATCACCTCCAATGTTCCGGTGGCAGTTCTTTCGGGTCATGTACGGTCCAGCATCCCGCTCGATCCCGCAACATCAAAGGACCACTTGGTCGAACAGCTCCCGCCGGTGAATCTCTGGGGGAGATCGTATGCAACAGCCCGTTTTGAAAGCACGACACGTCCGGATACCTACCGAGTGATGGCGTCACGTCCGGGTCAACAGATCGACCTCGTCACAGTGAATGGGACGTCGAATTTTCTCCTTGCAAATGCAGGCTCATGGAAGGACACATCACTTCGCGAACCTGCGTATTGGTCCAGCCCGGAGCCGTTTCTTCTTGTGCAGTTCATGCCAAGCTCAACGCGTACCGATCTCTATTCCGATCCCGCCATGGTGGTCATTCCACCGGTGGAGCAATACGTTACCTCGTCGTTGTTCCAATTCCCTGAGATGGAGTCCTCGGATCCATTCCAAGATCACAGGAACTACATCAATGTGATCGCCCAAGCAAGTGCGCTCAGGTCGTTGCGTGTTGACACAACTCTTGTCATGAACATCGCGCCACAGATCGCCAATCAGAGGATCCCCGGAACAGGATTGCATTGGGCAGCCCTAAGCCTGCAGCGAGGGTCGCATACGATCAGTTGCGACACCGGGAATTTTGCCTGTGTGATGTATGGCACTACGATCCACGATTCGTATGCGAACATGGTGGGCGTAGCCTATGAGCCCCCTCCATCGAATGACCGAACACCGCCTCATTACAACTTCCTTACGGACTGTGGTGTGATCAGCGGAACGGTCAGTGACAGGTCATTGGACACCGTGGAGTTGACCGAGGTAAAGGTCATTACCAATCGATCATTCAATTATCGATGGCAGATATCTCCTCCGTTGGACACAACCGGGATCGTTGAATTCGATGCTGATGTGCGAGACCTCTGGAAGGATGCACAGATCGTTATCCACGCGTACGATCGCGATGGAAACGGGAAGGAATGGCTCTACACCTATGATGCACCGAATGTTCTGGTGCCCAAGGAGACCATCATACGCATTGAGAAGAGCGGAGAGATATGTACCACGGCCGTACTTCGCAACAACGACACAACGCCGGTGAGGATCGTCGGTATCACGATCGCGGGCGACAAGCGTGTGCATCTCGGGCCAGGCCAAGATCTTGATACGATACTTGCGGCTGGTGACTCCCTCGCAGTTACGATCTGCATCACTCCCACGAGCGACACATCTGCTGCGATAGGATGGATGGTTGTAGAATATCCTTGCAAGCTCATCCGTCAGATGACCGTCCGAGGGGTAACCGCTCAGTCCCTTACAGCAGGATCCAAAGACTTTGGCGACGTGCGCGTAGGTGATACTGTCTGCGGACGCGTACCAATTGTGAACGACGGAAAGAAGCCGGTGAACGTACGAACACTCATCGCCGCCAAGGTGGGACGTGGCTTCATCGTGAATTTTGCAGCGTTGCTATTACCAAGAGTGCTTGCACCAAACGACACGATCTGGGTGGAGGTCTGCTTCACTCCGGACACTCTAGGTCCATACAACCGCGTTGATACTGTTCATTCTACGCCTGAATTCGGTGCTCAGACCACCTATACCGGTCGCGGCGTTCGTCCTCGCGTCCAATCAGTAGTTGTCAATTGGGGCAAGCGTCGCATCGGAACAGTGAATGACACCTCCATCGTCCTGCGCAATAGCGGCGATGGCTGGTGTCTGGCCGACGCAGATACATCGGGCGGAACTACGACAGACTTTACTGCACAAGGCCTTCTTGTGCAAGGGATTCGACTCAACCCAGCGGACTCAATCATGGTTCCACTTCGTTACCAACCTTCACAGCGGGGACCTCAGGAGTGGATCATACCGATCGGGATCGATTGGAAACGTCACGAACCTATCTCGATCACCCTGCGCGGAATTGGAGTTATGCCAAGTATCGCTGTGCGGGATATTGATCTTGGAGACGTGGAGGTGGACAGCACCAAGGACAGCGTAGCGGTACTTGTGCGTTCGGGAATTTTGGGTGGCAATGAGCCCCTTACAATCAGATCCGTGCGGGTGAGCGGTCCGGATGCAGCCTCATTTGTGATCCCGCCAACCCTCCGCACGTTGACGCGCTTATTGGATCTTGACTCGCTGATCGATCGTGTGTCCTTCACCCCAAGAAGGATCGGTCCGCACGAATGTTCCATTGAGATCGACCACGATGCTGCCCCGTTCAATGTTCCAGCCACGACCGCATTCCGGATCATCGGCAATGGCATAGAATCTCGGAAAGCCGTACTGGTACTGGATCTTAACATCGACGCCAGTGTGAAGGTCTGCACGGAAGTACCCGTTACCGTAACTGTGGTCAACACCGGGAATGGTCCGATGAAGGTCGACACGCTTGTTTTGGAGGGGGCTGGCAGGTCATTTGACATCCGTCCAAATGGTCAGCCGTTCACCTTGGATGCCTTTACATCGATCTCGATCGACACGATCCTCATGTTCGACCGGAGTAGCGCAACCAGAGTAACCGCCCGTTTGGTTGACAGCGCCGGGGGAGAGCAAACGGATGTGGTTACCGTTGAACTTGATATCCCGGACGCAACGGCCACAGTATCTGTGAACGCCCCGATGCCGTACGTAACAGGCCCGGTGAGCGTTCGCGTGACAGCTGCACTCAATACCGCGCAGGACGATACCACGCAGCCTGTGATCGTTTTGAATGTGGCAGACGACAGATTCCTCGTAGACACGTCCAAGGCCGTGTGGGCCGAGGTTGCAGAGGCTGGGTCATTGGTGCGCACCATTCCCGTGGAGGTTCGTCGCACGTCCAGCAAAGTAACGTGTATTCCTCAGACCCAAACCCGCGGAAGTTGGACCATCGAAATGGAACTGCCGGGGACGTTTTTATGGAAGGATCCACTTTCGTTCCCGATCAGTGCAGAATTGATCGAAACCAGGTGCTTCGATGGCTCTCCTCCAGTGACCATGCAGATCCAGGTAGTTCCGTGTGGGGCTGCCGAGCGTGTTGTGAAGCTAGGTTCCCTTCCTTCATTAGGGGTAAACGTGCTTGGCCAACCGGCATCGGAGACGTTTGAAGTAGAGCTTGAAGCAAGTCATGACATGGACATTTCAGTGTATTGTGAGACCCTCGGTGGACAAAGATTTCTGGTCTCAGAACAATTCTCTTTGCAAAAGGGGATTCGGCATTGTAACTTTTCATGTTCCGGTTGGGCATCTGGTATCTATCGCCTGATTTTCAGGCATGGAATCGGAGTAACGGAGAGATTGATCATTATCGTCAACTAG